A window of the Syntrophothermus lipocalidus DSM 12680 genome harbors these coding sequences:
- a CDS encoding acetyl-CoA hydrolase/transferase family protein, translated as MNWQEDYKRKLTTYEEAAKVVKSGDVVGTALGTGSCSDKMLDAILDRHEELENVKITDSIQVYPSKLYDPKFMAQLEGRITHTPIFAIATVRKMYQAQLSDFWPATTMDAGDKYGERVTVFALMVSKPNKQGYVNLGPTCFYTAESIRLGRKRGQLRTVIAEVNDQMPIVFGDNWMHISEFDYIIERSAPIPTFKRGEPSEVEQRIGEYVLELINDGDTVQMGLGGISEAVAAGLRGKRDLGILTEMLPLALPQLVEAGIVNNSRKPLFKGISIASFVLGDQALYDYISENPSCQLYPASYTNDPRFISQHPNMVAMNTSLMIDLTGQSTCEGIGHTMVSGVGGQLDFLIGAYWSEGGKGINMLSAARTMPDGRLVSSIVPELPPGTPVSVPRTFTNYVITEYGIAKLKYKSRRERALELISIAHPDLRGELMDSLRTKFYMSSGK; from the coding sequence ATGAATTGGCAGGAAGATTACAAAAGAAAGCTTACAACTTACGAAGAGGCTGCCAAGGTTGTGAAATCGGGTGACGTAGTAGGAACTGCCTTAGGGACGGGATCCTGTTCCGATAAGATGTTGGACGCGATCCTAGATCGCCATGAAGAACTGGAAAACGTGAAGATTACGGATTCGATTCAAGTTTATCCTTCCAAACTGTATGACCCCAAATTCATGGCTCAGTTGGAGGGTAGGATCACGCACACTCCTATTTTTGCTATAGCTACTGTGAGGAAAATGTACCAGGCCCAACTCTCTGATTTCTGGCCAGCTACCACGATGGACGCGGGGGATAAGTACGGAGAGAGGGTTACTGTATTTGCCCTAATGGTGAGCAAACCTAACAAACAGGGGTACGTGAACCTAGGTCCGACTTGTTTCTACACAGCAGAAAGCATAAGGCTGGGAAGAAAAAGGGGACAGTTGCGCACCGTCATAGCCGAGGTCAACGACCAGATGCCGATCGTCTTCGGCGACAACTGGATGCACATCTCGGAGTTCGATTACATCATCGAACGGTCGGCCCCTATACCGACTTTTAAACGAGGAGAACCAAGCGAAGTTGAACAGCGCATAGGAGAATACGTGCTGGAACTGATAAACGACGGGGATACGGTCCAGATGGGACTGGGAGGTATATCCGAGGCCGTGGCCGCCGGATTGAGGGGCAAACGAGATCTCGGCATCTTGACCGAGATGTTACCACTGGCTCTTCCGCAGCTGGTCGAAGCCGGTATAGTCAACAATTCTCGCAAGCCTTTATTCAAGGGAATCAGTATAGCGTCATTTGTACTCGGCGACCAGGCCTTATATGATTATATCAGCGAAAACCCTAGTTGTCAGCTTTACCCGGCTTCGTACACCAATGATCCAAGGTTTATTTCCCAACACCCTAATATGGTGGCTATGAATACTTCTCTAATGATAGACCTCACCGGGCAGAGCACGTGCGAAGGGATAGGTCATACCATGGTTAGCGGTGTCGGAGGCCAGTTAGACTTCTTGATCGGAGCCTATTGGTCGGAAGGCGGAAAAGGCATCAACATGTTAAGCGCTGCTCGTACCATGCCTGACGGCAGACTGGTTTCCAGCATTGTTCCGGAATTACCGCCGGGTACGCCGGTGAGTGTACCCCGGACTTTCACCAATTATGTTATCACCGAATACGGGATTGCCAAGCTTAAGTATAAGAGTAGAAGGGAACGAGCACTGGAATTGATATCCATTGCTCATCCCGATTTGAGAGGAGAACTGATGGACAGTCTCAGAACCAAGTTCTACATGAGTTCTGGGAAATAA
- a CDS encoding thiolase family protein, producing MQDVYIIGVGILRFGKHKNETVRSMAEKVIINALEDAGIDKKDLQAGYFSNSFWGLFDGQHSIRGQVVFRGMGIDKIPVVNVENACAGASSALHLAYTAVRAGMVDVAIAVGSEKLTSSDKAKSLQSYSACMDVTNIEGTLNGLMGYGRNLTIELPPEDENAQRSVFMDIYGMMARWHMNKYGTTQRHLAVVASKNHFHASLNPYAQYQNVMSVEEVMNDVPVIYPLTRAMCAPVGDGAAAAIVCSENFLKKHGKGRAVRIRASVLVQGSDRDYDGEDIGERVGKLAYNAAGVGPEDIDTAELHDATAYGELHQCECMGFCPPGEGGPYAESGATKLGGDRPINTSGGLEGRGHPIGASGLAQIHELVTQLRGEAGPRQVEGARIALAQNGGGSIGIEEAAMCIHVLERV from the coding sequence ATGCAAGACGTTTATATCATTGGGGTAGGAATACTTCGTTTCGGCAAACACAAGAATGAAACCGTACGTTCCATGGCAGAAAAAGTCATAATCAACGCACTAGAAGACGCTGGCATTGATAAAAAAGACCTGCAGGCAGGCTATTTTTCAAACTCGTTTTGGGGCTTGTTTGACGGGCAACACTCCATTCGGGGACAGGTAGTTTTCAGAGGCATGGGCATCGATAAAATCCCGGTAGTCAACGTTGAGAACGCATGTGCGGGGGCTTCTTCAGCGCTTCACCTTGCCTATACGGCGGTGAGGGCAGGTATGGTTGATGTGGCTATCGCTGTGGGTTCGGAGAAACTGACGAGTTCAGACAAAGCCAAGTCTCTCCAGTCTTATTCTGCTTGTATGGACGTGACTAATATCGAAGGTACTCTCAATGGTCTAATGGGATATGGTCGAAACCTTACGATAGAGCTGCCGCCCGAAGACGAAAATGCACAGCGTAGCGTCTTCATGGACATTTACGGAATGATGGCAAGGTGGCACATGAACAAGTATGGGACGACCCAAAGGCACTTGGCAGTTGTGGCATCCAAGAACCATTTCCACGCTTCGCTCAATCCATATGCACAATATCAGAACGTGATGTCAGTTGAAGAAGTAATGAACGACGTTCCCGTCATTTACCCGTTGACTCGGGCGATGTGTGCCCCGGTAGGAGATGGCGCAGCCGCTGCAATCGTGTGTTCCGAGAACTTCTTAAAGAAACATGGAAAGGGAAGAGCGGTTAGAATCCGGGCATCGGTTTTGGTTCAAGGCTCGGACCGAGATTACGACGGAGAAGATATCGGCGAGCGGGTTGGTAAGCTTGCGTATAATGCAGCCGGAGTTGGTCCTGAAGACATTGACACCGCAGAGCTGCATGACGCTACCGCCTATGGAGAACTGCACCAATGTGAGTGTATGGGGTTTTGCCCGCCTGGGGAAGGGGGGCCGTATGCAGAATCTGGCGCTACTAAGCTAGGTGGAGACAGGCCTATCAATACTAGCGGTGGCCTGGAGGGTAGAGGACATCCAATCGGCGCTTCTGGACTTGCCCAAATTCACGAGCTTGTGACTCAGCTTCGGGGAGAAGCAGGGCCCAGACAGGTAGAAGGTGCGAGAATCGCCTTAGCACAGAATGGCGGAGGCAGCATAGGAATTGAGGAAGCGGCAATGTGCATCCATGTTCTGGAAAGAGTATAG
- a CDS encoding electron transfer flavoprotein subunit beta/FixA family protein, whose translation MNIVVAMKQIPDLQQIRIRNKKPLLEDVPQTFGNIDRNALEAAVLIKEEVGGSVTVVAVGKEGLEDTVKEALAAGADQAYLIIHDEREGFESSINARLIAEAIKQLGSVDLVLFGEGSGDNYSSQVGSRVAELLDLPQVGYVERIELAEGKVLVTRSLEDGQEVLEVTLPAVLTVVADLNQPRIPSVTQILKAGKKPKKTVSPQELAGVLPPPKINTISNLAPEIERKKIRVKSVAELVEKLRAEGLLGRA comes from the coding sequence ATGAACATTGTGGTGGCAATGAAGCAGATACCTGATTTACAGCAGATACGGATAAGGAACAAAAAGCCGCTCTTGGAAGACGTTCCTCAGACTTTCGGTAATATAGATCGAAACGCTCTGGAAGCAGCAGTTCTCATAAAAGAAGAGGTTGGAGGCAGCGTTACGGTAGTGGCGGTAGGTAAGGAAGGTCTCGAGGATACGGTGAAAGAAGCTCTAGCTGCTGGAGCCGACCAAGCTTATCTGATTATTCACGACGAGCGGGAAGGGTTTGAGAGTTCAATTAATGCCAGGTTGATAGCTGAGGCCATTAAGCAACTCGGTTCAGTTGACCTGGTACTGTTCGGCGAAGGTAGCGGGGACAATTATTCTTCACAGGTGGGTTCTAGAGTAGCGGAACTCCTCGACCTGCCGCAGGTAGGGTATGTGGAAAGGATAGAGCTGGCCGAAGGCAAGGTGCTGGTCACGCGTTCGTTGGAAGACGGGCAGGAAGTATTGGAAGTGACTCTACCTGCGGTATTGACGGTCGTGGCTGACCTAAACCAGCCGCGTATACCTTCAGTAACCCAGATACTTAAGGCAGGCAAAAAGCCCAAGAAGACAGTATCCCCTCAGGAGCTGGCAGGTGTGCTTCCTCCGCCCAAGATCAATACCATAAGCAATCTGGCTCCGGAAATCGAGCGCAAGAAGATTCGAGTCAAAAGTGTAGCCGAACTGGTGGAAAAACTGCGGGCCGAGGGCCTGTTGGGGAGGGCGTAA
- a CDS encoding acyl-CoA dehydrogenase family protein, producing the protein MDFTLTKEQLLIQKMARDYAEQYIQPLVERIESENAVPKEVIEGLAELDLFGMPMPEAYGGAGAGYDTYVVALEQIARISCGPAMIISAHTLGLGAINNFGTEEQKQRYMPKCCRGEHIASFAFTEPGTGSDPKQITTTAVRDGNHFVINGTKRFISNGTYPGPVVLFARDQENGKITAFIVEKFCEGYSVSKPWEKVGWHGGDLVDIYLKNVRIPAENVLGERGYGYPILQYGIAFGKIGMNAIALGTLLAAYEEAVTYAKEKTHRGEPIAKFQTIQLRIADIAMKYEASRWVAYRLGCLANQTKDYADFAREAAMAKVIVAENAFSATRIALDIHGSYGLMTDYKISRLYRDAVMGPQIEGVIDMQKIIVAGSILFK; encoded by the coding sequence ATGGACTTTACTCTTACCAAGGAACAACTACTGATTCAAAAGATGGCCAGGGACTACGCCGAACAGTACATTCAGCCTTTGGTAGAGCGGATTGAGAGTGAAAATGCGGTACCCAAAGAGGTCATCGAAGGGTTAGCTGAACTCGACCTTTTCGGGATGCCTATGCCTGAAGCATACGGGGGTGCGGGAGCAGGGTACGACACTTATGTTGTGGCCTTGGAACAAATTGCCAGGATTTCGTGCGGTCCAGCTATGATTATTTCGGCGCACACCCTGGGGCTGGGGGCTATCAATAATTTCGGGACTGAAGAACAGAAGCAAAGATACATGCCAAAGTGTTGCCGCGGGGAGCATATAGCTTCTTTCGCTTTTACCGAGCCCGGCACCGGATCGGATCCCAAGCAGATCACAACCACCGCGGTAAGGGACGGAAACCACTTTGTTATCAACGGAACCAAAAGATTCATTTCTAACGGAACTTACCCCGGCCCCGTGGTGCTTTTTGCCCGCGACCAGGAAAACGGCAAGATAACCGCTTTTATAGTAGAGAAGTTCTGTGAAGGGTACAGTGTATCCAAGCCTTGGGAAAAAGTGGGCTGGCACGGAGGGGACCTGGTCGACATTTACCTGAAAAACGTTCGGATCCCTGCGGAAAACGTCTTGGGGGAACGCGGCTACGGCTACCCGATACTACAGTACGGTATCGCTTTTGGGAAAATCGGCATGAATGCGATTGCTTTGGGGACCCTACTTGCTGCCTACGAAGAAGCGGTGACTTACGCCAAAGAAAAGACCCACCGGGGGGAACCTATAGCCAAGTTTCAGACCATACAGTTACGGATAGCCGATATAGCCATGAAGTATGAAGCTTCCCGCTGGGTGGCTTACCGCCTAGGGTGTCTGGCTAACCAAACTAAGGACTACGCCGACTTTGCCCGTGAAGCAGCAATGGCCAAGGTTATTGTGGCCGAGAACGCTTTTTCTGCGACCCGAATTGCCCTAGACATACACGGTTCATACGGGCTGATGACAGACTACAAAATATCCCGACTTTATCGCGATGCCGTGATGGGTCCGCAGATTGAAGGGGTTATTGACATGCAAAAGATAATCGTGGCCGGAAGTATCTTGTTCAAATAA
- a CDS encoding electron transfer flavoprotein subunit alpha/FixB family protein yields MAGTLVYSQKTELALELIEAARALCRAGLGNEVKAISINNRAQAEELASRGVNVWSIKGEGVAIADTAALASVIAQVAKELEGDAIVLSSDRRGKELAGRLAAKLDAGCLTDVKAVETAGQEVGLVRNALGGATVAVQTITSSLKVVAFAPGAFPCAEKVSDSGIVNELEITGTKATVRMIETRPKDAESTDIRKAKTLVVVGQGVEDKEDLPLVEELASVLGAEIGCSKPVATDKKWLSEDRVIGLSGKTCQPELALILGVSGQVQFTVGIREAKVIVSVNKDENAYMNQMADYVLVTDIKKALPEFLQALR; encoded by the coding sequence ATGGCAGGTACACTCGTGTACAGTCAAAAGACCGAGTTGGCCTTGGAACTGATAGAGGCGGCGCGAGCCTTGTGCCGGGCAGGGCTCGGTAATGAAGTCAAGGCTATAAGTATCAACAACCGCGCTCAAGCTGAAGAACTGGCATCCAGAGGAGTCAACGTGTGGTCGATTAAGGGCGAAGGGGTTGCGATTGCTGATACTGCCGCCTTGGCCTCGGTTATCGCTCAGGTGGCGAAGGAATTAGAGGGCGATGCTATCGTATTGTCCTCGGATCGCAGGGGCAAGGAACTGGCAGGTAGACTGGCGGCAAAGCTCGATGCCGGCTGTTTGACCGACGTTAAAGCAGTGGAGACTGCGGGACAGGAGGTAGGTCTGGTGCGAAATGCCCTGGGGGGGGCTACGGTGGCGGTGCAGACTATAACTAGTTCTCTGAAAGTGGTTGCGTTTGCACCCGGGGCTTTTCCATGCGCGGAGAAGGTTTCGGACAGCGGGATAGTGAACGAACTTGAAATAACTGGGACAAAGGCCACTGTACGGATGATAGAGACCAGACCCAAAGATGCTGAGAGCACGGATATTAGGAAGGCCAAGACCCTGGTGGTGGTGGGACAAGGAGTAGAAGACAAGGAGGACCTGCCGCTCGTAGAAGAGCTGGCCAGCGTTTTGGGGGCCGAAATCGGCTGTTCCAAACCCGTCGCGACGGATAAGAAATGGCTTTCGGAAGATAGGGTGATAGGACTCTCGGGAAAGACATGTCAACCGGAGCTAGCGTTGATCCTTGGGGTGTCGGGCCAGGTTCAGTTTACGGTCGGAATAAGGGAAGCCAAGGTGATAGTCTCAGTCAACAAAGACGAGAACGCCTACATGAACCAGATGGCCGACTACGTACTCGTTACCGATATCAAAAAGGCTTTGCCAGAATTTTTGCAGGCTTTGAGGTAG
- a CDS encoding enoyl-CoA hydratase/isomerase family protein, protein MANEAVVWKKEDGICTITLNRPQAMNALNGDMVNGMVAAFQDCYDESVRAVILTGAGKAFCLGGDIAEASKYGNGDLQAFFRDFTVPLARVISDMRKLPKPIIASINGICAGVGMSFAAACDLRICHNKVVFKQAYTSVGISQDAGFTQMIPLLVGFGRVSEMIFLDEVITADKALAWGFVNKVVALEELEQETLKIARQLANGPTKAFGMSKALINKSMLPFLECQLEAERHGVMTTSLTEDYKEGIAVFTRQKAAPEFRGR, encoded by the coding sequence ATGGCGAATGAAGCTGTAGTGTGGAAAAAAGAAGACGGCATCTGTACAATAACGCTTAACCGGCCCCAGGCTATGAACGCCTTGAATGGCGATATGGTCAACGGAATGGTTGCCGCGTTTCAAGACTGCTACGACGAGAGCGTTCGGGCCGTAATCCTTACCGGGGCAGGAAAGGCCTTTTGCCTCGGGGGAGACATCGCTGAAGCTAGCAAATACGGCAATGGGGATTTACAAGCGTTTTTCCGGGATTTCACGGTTCCTTTGGCCAGGGTGATATCTGACATGAGAAAACTTCCCAAACCCATCATCGCTAGCATTAACGGAATATGCGCCGGGGTGGGGATGAGTTTTGCCGCGGCTTGTGACCTGCGGATTTGCCACAATAAAGTGGTTTTCAAGCAGGCATATACCAGCGTGGGGATAAGCCAGGACGCCGGTTTTACTCAGATGATACCGCTCCTCGTGGGTTTCGGCCGGGTTAGTGAAATGATATTCCTGGACGAGGTTATAACGGCAGATAAGGCTTTAGCCTGGGGCTTTGTTAACAAGGTGGTTGCACTGGAAGAGCTCGAACAGGAGACCTTGAAAATAGCCCGGCAGTTAGCCAACGGGCCTACCAAGGCATTTGGGATGTCCAAGGCTTTGATAAACAAGAGTATGCTACCGTTCCTGGAGTGCCAGCTCGAAGCCGAGCGCCACGGGGTCATGACAACTTCTCTTACTGAGGATTACAAGGAAGGCATCGCGGTGTTTACGAGGCAAAAAGCAGCTCCTGAATTCAGAGGGAGATAA
- a CDS encoding FAD-dependent oxidoreductase, translated as MPNQEANEGFEVIVVGGGLAGLAAAYTLADRGVEVLVLERGDYCGAKNVTGGRIYLNPIRDLFPQLWKDAPFERYIAHEEVSLFASTRSITLRYDGNELGEPPYQSYSVLRAKFDRWLARQVEQKGAMLVTKSRVDDVILENGAVKGVRAGGEELRANVVIACDGVLSLVSEKAGLRKDMRPQNYAVGIKEVIEMDRATIENRFNLEGEEGAARLFMGDVTAGMFGGGFLYTNLESISLGLVVSIEALSENQRELTAPELLERFKERPEVARLVRGGETVEYSAHVIPEGGFDALNSLYGDGILVAGDAAGFALNIGVTVRGMEYAMASGYYAAETVLRAREKGDYSRATLSQYQRLLEDSFVLKDFRNFRDALSVLDNHRFFQYYPELLGNILKDLYQVPPGPKDRLYSTIRRYLGVREACKILGDVRRMRKI; from the coding sequence ATGCCGAACCAGGAAGCAAACGAGGGATTTGAGGTAATCGTGGTCGGTGGTGGACTCGCCGGGTTAGCCGCCGCCTACACCCTGGCCGACCGGGGTGTAGAAGTTTTGGTTTTAGAACGTGGAGATTATTGCGGTGCCAAGAACGTAACCGGCGGCCGGATTTACTTGAATCCGATACGAGACCTTTTTCCACAGCTTTGGAAGGATGCGCCTTTCGAACGGTATATCGCGCACGAGGAAGTCAGCCTCTTCGCCTCAACCCGCTCCATCACCTTGAGATATGATGGGAACGAACTGGGAGAGCCCCCCTACCAGAGCTACAGCGTCCTTCGGGCCAAGTTTGACCGGTGGTTGGCCCGGCAAGTGGAACAAAAGGGAGCTATGCTGGTGACCAAGAGTCGGGTAGATGACGTGATCCTGGAAAACGGAGCAGTAAAGGGCGTAAGGGCAGGTGGAGAAGAACTGCGAGCCAACGTGGTCATAGCCTGCGATGGGGTATTGTCTCTCGTCAGTGAGAAAGCTGGCTTGAGGAAGGATATGCGGCCCCAAAACTACGCTGTCGGTATTAAAGAAGTAATAGAAATGGATAGAGCGACTATTGAAAACCGTTTCAACCTGGAAGGGGAAGAAGGAGCGGCAAGGCTCTTCATGGGAGACGTAACTGCTGGAATGTTTGGAGGAGGTTTTCTTTATACCAACCTGGAGAGCATCAGCCTGGGCTTGGTAGTAAGCATCGAAGCCCTGTCGGAAAACCAAAGGGAGCTTACCGCACCGGAGTTGCTGGAGCGGTTCAAAGAAAGACCGGAGGTCGCCCGTCTCGTCAGGGGGGGAGAAACAGTAGAGTACTCGGCTCACGTCATACCAGAAGGCGGGTTTGACGCCCTTAACTCCCTGTACGGAGATGGCATTCTGGTAGCAGGAGATGCGGCAGGATTCGCTTTAAATATTGGAGTGACCGTAAGAGGAATGGAATACGCCATGGCTAGCGGTTACTACGCGGCTGAGACCGTGTTGCGAGCCCGCGAAAAGGGAGACTACAGTCGGGCTACGCTCAGCCAGTACCAGCGGTTACTGGAGGATTCGTTTGTGCTCAAGGATTTCAGGAACTTTCGTGACGCCTTGTCTGTGCTCGACAATCACCGGTTCTTTCAGTACTACCCCGAACTGCTAGGAAACATATTAAAGGACTTGTACCAGGTCCCGCCAGGTCCGAAAGATAGGTTATACAGTACTATTCGCCGTTATCTAGGGGTAAGAGAGGCTTGCAAGATTCTGGGCGATGTCAGGAGGATGAGGAAGATATGA
- a CDS encoding ferredoxin family protein, with amino-acid sequence MSSTPGLKGKLGLNVFKESGKSHIRIREGKEKHPQLAKAVLVCPAGLYSQNSKGEVTLSSDGCLECGTCLIACGRELLDWEYPEGGAGVQFRFG; translated from the coding sequence ATGAGCTCAACCCCGGGACTGAAGGGTAAACTTGGGCTTAACGTATTCAAGGAGAGCGGTAAGTCTCACATCCGGATTAGAGAAGGAAAGGAAAAGCATCCGCAGTTAGCAAAGGCAGTATTGGTTTGTCCAGCGGGTCTGTACAGCCAAAACTCCAAAGGAGAGGTAACCCTCAGCTCTGATGGCTGCCTGGAGTGTGGAACTTGCCTCATAGCATGCGGACGGGAGCTGCTTGACTGGGAGTACCCGGAAGGGGGGGCTGGAGTTCAGTTCCGGTTCGGCTAA